Proteins from one Mycobacterium sp. EPa45 genomic window:
- a CDS encoding MCE family protein — protein sequence MTITSKLKRSVAASCCVLLSVGCGFDGLNSVALPGAVGRGPDAAVYHVELANIGTLESNSPVMVDNVIVGSVGQMLFDNWHIDVAVSVRPDVAIPGNAVATVGQTSLLGSMHVALDPPLGQEPQGRLQSGATIPLSRTASYPSTEQTLASLSALVNGGGLGQIGDIIRSMNTALSGREPQVRELIERLGRFIGVFDTQRDEIIDSLKSLNKLAETLASQRDTVTAALRDIPPALEVLVQERPHLTDALEKLGAFGDLATRLVNDAGTDLTTNLTNLEPTIKALADVGPDLARVVAYLPTAPFNQSIIDRGIRGDYMNLFIIIDLTTARLKRTLLAGTHWEDQDAQLVPAPGDLGYESYYTRNPLGAPISPPPPTYQDSLKLAPPPPPTQGGG from the coding sequence ATGACGATCACCTCGAAACTGAAGCGGTCGGTAGCGGCTAGTTGCTGTGTCCTGCTCAGTGTGGGATGCGGCTTCGACGGGCTGAACTCCGTCGCGCTCCCCGGTGCCGTCGGCCGTGGACCAGACGCAGCCGTCTACCATGTTGAACTAGCCAATATCGGTACATTGGAATCGAATTCGCCAGTCATGGTCGACAACGTGATCGTCGGCAGCGTGGGCCAGATGCTGTTCGACAACTGGCACATCGACGTCGCGGTATCGGTTCGACCGGACGTCGCCATACCCGGGAACGCCGTGGCAACGGTTGGGCAAACGAGCCTGTTGGGCTCGATGCACGTCGCGCTCGATCCACCGCTGGGCCAGGAACCTCAGGGGCGGCTGCAGTCGGGTGCCACGATCCCGTTGTCGCGCACAGCTTCCTACCCGTCGACCGAGCAGACATTGGCCTCGCTGTCCGCACTGGTCAACGGTGGTGGACTCGGCCAGATCGGCGACATCATCCGCAGCATGAACACCGCGCTATCCGGCCGAGAACCCCAGGTGAGAGAACTCATTGAGCGTTTGGGACGGTTCATCGGCGTGTTCGACACCCAGCGCGACGAGATCATCGACTCGCTGAAGTCGCTCAACAAGCTGGCCGAAACGCTTGCCAGCCAACGTGACACGGTGACGGCGGCATTGCGCGACATTCCCCCGGCGTTGGAGGTGCTGGTACAGGAGCGCCCGCACTTGACCGATGCCTTGGAAAAACTCGGCGCGTTCGGTGATCTGGCCACCCGCCTTGTCAACGATGCGGGGACCGATCTGACAACCAATCTCACGAACCTCGAACCGACGATCAAAGCCTTGGCCGACGTCGGGCCGGACCTCGCGCGTGTCGTTGCCTATCTGCCTACTGCTCCGTTCAATCAGAGCATCATCGACCGCGGCATCCGCGGCGACTACATGAATCTGTTCATCATCATTGACTTGACCACCGCACGCCTGAAACGAACATTGTTGGCCGGCACCCATTGGGAGGACCAGGACGCCCAACTCGTTCCGGCCCCCGGCGACCTCGGATACGAGTCGTATTACACCAGAAACCCACTCGGCGCTCCGATCTCGCCACCGCCCCCGACGTACCAGGACTCGCTGAAGCTCGCGCCGCCCCCGCCACCGACCCAGGGTGGCGGCTGA
- a CDS encoding MCE family protein, whose protein sequence is MTRSKLFYPLVAVLSVLLVAGIVVIVHHAYYAPKTITAYFTKATAIYPGDEVRVAGVQIGSIKAIEPVGTQAKMTLSVSREVPIPANATAVVVAQNLISARYVQLAPAYLSAGPIMGNGAVIPVDRTAIPVEWDELKDQLNRLTTALGPGTDPSGTSLSRFVDSAANAMGGNGDRLRQALAQLSGVGRILADGSGNIVDIIKNLSTFISTLRDSNTQIVQFQDRLATLTSVLDGSKADLDAALTNVSEVVGGVQRFIANSRNQTSEQVQRLANVTQVLVDHQRDLEQLLHVAPTAIANTLNFFDPRDRAIVGTFAFANMANPVQLICSSIGAVENATAAESSKLCADYLGPALRLLNLNYLPFPINPFLGAKPPPQDFVYSEPRLAPGGAGPAPGPPETPPAVSAYTGLHNDQPPPPGYGPPPEAAHPRDLPGLMLPAPDSAPLPAEAPQPGGPPQP, encoded by the coding sequence ATGACGCGATCGAAACTCTTCTACCCGCTGGTGGCTGTATTGAGCGTGTTGTTGGTCGCCGGCATAGTCGTCATCGTCCACCATGCGTATTACGCGCCCAAGACGATCACGGCGTACTTCACCAAGGCGACCGCCATCTATCCGGGCGACGAGGTCCGGGTCGCGGGAGTTCAGATTGGCTCCATCAAAGCCATCGAGCCGGTGGGCACCCAAGCCAAGATGACCTTGTCGGTGAGCCGGGAGGTCCCCATTCCGGCGAACGCCACCGCGGTCGTCGTAGCCCAGAATCTGATTTCCGCGCGGTACGTCCAACTCGCGCCGGCCTATCTGTCGGCGGGCCCAATAATGGGCAATGGTGCGGTGATTCCGGTCGACCGGACTGCAATCCCTGTCGAATGGGATGAACTCAAAGACCAATTGAATCGACTGACGACCGCTCTCGGACCCGGCACGGACCCGTCGGGAACATCACTCTCGCGGTTCGTCGACAGCGCCGCGAACGCGATGGGAGGAAACGGAGACAGGCTGAGGCAGGCGTTGGCCCAGTTGTCCGGTGTCGGGCGGATCCTCGCCGATGGCAGCGGAAACATCGTCGACATCATCAAAAATCTGTCGACGTTCATCAGCACGCTCCGCGACAGCAACACTCAGATAGTCCAATTTCAAGACCGACTCGCCACCCTCACCAGCGTGCTCGACGGAAGCAAGGCCGACCTCGATGCCGCACTGACCAACGTCTCGGAGGTCGTCGGCGGCGTCCAGCGTTTCATCGCGAACAGCCGCAACCAAACCTCAGAGCAGGTGCAGAGACTGGCGAACGTCACTCAAGTACTCGTCGACCATCAGCGCGACCTCGAGCAGTTGCTGCACGTGGCACCGACAGCTATTGCGAACACGCTCAACTTCTTCGATCCGCGCGACCGGGCGATCGTCGGCACGTTCGCCTTCGCGAACATGGCCAATCCCGTGCAGCTCATCTGTAGCTCGATCGGTGCCGTCGAAAACGCCACCGCCGCGGAGTCGAGCAAGTTGTGCGCCGACTACCTCGGCCCCGCACTGCGATTGCTCAACCTCAACTATCTCCCGTTCCCCATCAACCCTTTCCTCGGTGCGAAACCGCCACCTCAAGACTTCGTCTATTCCGAGCCACGGTTGGCCCCCGGCGGGGCCGGGCCGGCACCCGGGCCGCCGGAGACACCTCCAGCGGTGTCGGCGTACACCGGTCTGCACAACGATCAACCACCGCCACCGGGTTACGGCCCACCGCCGGAGGCGGCTCATCCCAGGGACCTGCCTGGGCTGATGCTGCCCGCGCCCGACTCTGCGCCGTTGCCCGCGGAAGCCCCGCAACCGGGAGGGCCACCACAGCCATGA